In Marinobacter sp. LQ44, the following are encoded in one genomic region:
- the fdh3B gene encoding formate dehydrogenase FDH3 subunit beta → MALEGQARAKFLCDAERCIECNACVTACKNEHEVPWGINRRRVVTIEDGKPGERSISVACMHCSDAPCMAVCPTDCFYQTADGIVLHSKDLCIGCGYCFYACPFGAPQFPQAGNFGSRGKMDKCTFCAGGPEEDHSTTEFNKYGRNRIAEGKLPLCAEMCSTKALLAGDGNTVSDIYRQRVVNRGFGSGAWGWGTAYEKKGA, encoded by the coding sequence ATGGCACTTGAAGGACAAGCAAGAGCAAAATTCCTTTGTGACGCCGAGCGCTGCATCGAATGTAATGCTTGCGTGACAGCCTGTAAGAACGAGCACGAAGTCCCCTGGGGCATTAACCGCCGCCGCGTGGTCACCATCGAGGATGGTAAACCCGGTGAGCGGTCTATCTCGGTAGCCTGCATGCACTGTTCAGACGCGCCCTGTATGGCCGTTTGCCCAACAGACTGCTTCTACCAGACCGCAGACGGCATCGTGCTGCACTCCAAAGACCTGTGCATCGGGTGTGGCTACTGCTTTTACGCCTGCCCCTTCGGCGCGCCCCAGTTCCCCCAGGCGGGCAACTTTGGCAGCCGGGGCAAGATGGACAAGTGTACGTTCTGTGCAGGTGGTCCTGAGGAAGACCATTCAACCACGGAGTTCAACAAGTACGGTCGCAACCGTATTGCAGAGGGCAAGCTGCCGCTCTGTGCGGAAATGTGCTCAACCAAAGCCCTGTTGGCCGGTGATGGCAACACGGTTTCGGACATCTATCGCCAGCGAGTGGTGAACCGCGGTTTCGGTTCCGGCGCCTGGGGATGGGGCACAGCTTACGAGAAGAAGGGCGCTTAA
- a CDS encoding DUF3306 domain-containing protein has product MTESRLQRWSRKKAEASKQAGPTTPLPVENEPPAEEQELAINQALPEHEVLEKYGLPDPDTITLGTDITGFMRKEIPELLRRKALRALWKSNPVLAVLDGLNDYDEDYTDAATAGEAVKTLYKVGQGMFDKTATKTEPTIEHAEPQTGEPEPVNTRETSPPEGSSEPEPAIDSSSQPRQPPSLSDAQDEEAEPAPRYRPRMRFD; this is encoded by the coding sequence ATGACTGAATCACGTTTGCAAAGATGGTCGCGCAAGAAAGCCGAAGCCAGCAAGCAGGCTGGCCCCACCACCCCCTTACCTGTTGAGAATGAGCCCCCCGCCGAAGAGCAGGAGCTCGCAATTAACCAGGCGCTGCCTGAGCACGAAGTGCTCGAAAAATACGGCTTGCCGGATCCGGACACCATCACACTCGGCACTGACATCACCGGGTTCATGCGCAAGGAGATCCCCGAATTGTTGCGCCGCAAGGCACTGCGCGCACTCTGGAAATCCAACCCAGTCCTGGCGGTGCTGGATGGCCTAAACGACTACGACGAGGACTACACAGACGCGGCAACCGCAGGCGAAGCCGTCAAGACGTTGTACAAAGTCGGCCAGGGCATGTTCGACAAAACGGCGACAAAGACCGAACCAACAATAGAACACGCAGAACCGCAGACCGGCGAGCCGGAACCAGTCAACACCCGGGAAACTTCGCCACCGGAGGGGTCTTCGGAACCAGAGCCAGCCATTGACTCTTCAAGCCAGCCCAGGCAACCACCATCGCTGTCGGACGCGCAGGATGAAGAGGCAGAACCGGCCCCACGTTACCGGCCAAGAATGAGGTTTGATTAA
- a CDS encoding twin-arginine translocation signal domain-containing protein produces the protein MNDRNKENSRRHFLRMAVAAAPAAVAMTVAPNAAAEVVKDVPKSSGLRDTEHTRKYFESARF, from the coding sequence ATGAACGACCGTAATAAAGAAAACAGCCGCCGACATTTTTTGCGGATGGCCGTTGCCGCTGCCCCCGCTGCAGTTGCAATGACGGTAGCACCGAACGCCGCAGCCGAGGTCGTTAAAGACGTACCGAAAAGCAGCGGCCTGCGCGACACAGAACATACGCGCAAGTATTTCGAATCGGCTCGCTTTTGA
- a CDS encoding molecular chaperone, producing the protein MKERDLANTAESLCPRSISEEDRARAQIYQLLGTLLSNPPSSELLKGLATLKGDDTLIGSASKNLAALAQRTSATDAEREYNNLFVGLGRGELLPYASYYLTGFLNEKPLANLRSDLMARGIRARADVKEPEDHMGTLCETMAGIITGEFECDSDLPSQKAFFDAHMAKWARLFFTDLEQAQSAIFYAPVGSLGKAFMAVEADAFAIQ; encoded by the coding sequence ATGAAGGAACGTGATTTGGCCAACACTGCTGAAAGCCTTTGTCCTCGCTCGATCAGTGAAGAGGATCGAGCCAGAGCCCAGATTTACCAGCTACTGGGCACCCTGTTGAGCAACCCACCGTCAAGTGAGTTGCTGAAGGGGCTGGCGACTCTCAAGGGCGACGACACCCTCATTGGGTCTGCCTCGAAGAACCTTGCCGCCCTAGCCCAACGCACCTCGGCCACCGACGCGGAGCGAGAGTATAACAATCTGTTCGTGGGCCTTGGCCGTGGAGAGCTGCTGCCTTACGCCAGCTATTACCTGACCGGGTTCCTGAACGAAAAGCCTCTTGCGAACCTTCGCAGTGATTTGATGGCAAGGGGCATCCGTGCCCGTGCCGACGTCAAAGAGCCGGAAGATCACATGGGCACGCTGTGTGAAACCATGGCGGGCATTATCACCGGCGAATTTGAGTGCGACAGCGACCTGCCGTCGCAAAAAGCGTTTTTTGACGCCCACATGGCAAAGTGGGCGCGATTGTTTTTTACCGATCTGGAGCAAGCGCAAAGTGCCATCTTCTACGCCCCCGTGGGCTCGCTTGGTAAAGCATTCATGGCCGTAGAAGCAGACGCCTTTGCAATCCAGTAA
- a CDS encoding peptidoglycan DD-metalloendopeptidase family protein — translation MAKQQAFTPTHKVLLGITVLMVLIASFWSTQSSSAKIPALPVEPLVTPTDPSASAETLPDTLAESRSDTRTQHHEVQPGDTLSSIFSRHGAPTSDLYKIMETDVEYLALETLQPGTQLRLTFDDQDRFTELALVLDSARTVFYTRTDDDQFEYRRMEADTHWVSEVLRGSIEGSFYVSAVKAGLTAHQIASVNQLLEHRLNFRRDLRAGDQFAVIISHEMTDDQSTGKTRVEAVSLKRGSRTHTAFRFEDGNYYDQNGKSVLPAFRRWPTQTSYRVSSHFNPRRKHPVTGRISPHNGVDLATPIGTPIFSTGDGIVQRVGNHPFAGKYIDIDHGNAYKTRYLHLHKILVKKGQSIQRGERIALSGNTGRSTGPHLHFELHVNGRPVNPLKADIPTAADIPSEHAKAFKEDASYKLAVMERAGSRSNLMLAGARVSFD, via the coding sequence ATGGCAAAGCAACAGGCATTCACTCCAACTCACAAGGTGCTGCTTGGCATCACCGTGCTCATGGTGCTGATTGCCAGCTTCTGGTCCACGCAAAGCTCATCCGCGAAGATACCCGCCCTTCCGGTTGAGCCCCTGGTTACCCCTACAGATCCCTCTGCCAGCGCTGAGACGCTGCCCGATACGCTTGCCGAATCCCGTTCAGACACCCGCACCCAGCACCACGAAGTTCAGCCCGGCGATACCCTGAGCAGTATTTTCAGCCGCCACGGGGCGCCCACGTCTGATCTGTACAAAATCATGGAAACGGATGTGGAATACCTGGCCCTGGAAACCCTGCAACCCGGCACCCAGCTGCGGCTGACCTTTGACGATCAGGACAGGTTCACCGAGCTTGCCCTTGTGCTTGATTCCGCCCGAACCGTTTTCTATACCCGCACCGACGATGACCAGTTCGAATACCGACGGATGGAAGCAGACACTCATTGGGTGTCTGAAGTGCTGAGGGGTTCCATTGAAGGCAGCTTCTACGTTTCTGCGGTAAAAGCAGGGCTCACCGCGCACCAGATCGCCTCGGTCAACCAGTTGCTTGAACACCGCCTGAATTTCCGGCGGGATTTACGTGCCGGCGACCAGTTTGCCGTCATCATCAGCCATGAAATGACCGATGATCAAAGCACCGGTAAAACCCGGGTTGAAGCGGTTTCGCTGAAGCGGGGGAGTCGCACACACACCGCGTTCCGGTTTGAGGACGGCAATTACTACGACCAAAACGGAAAAAGTGTGCTGCCCGCGTTTCGCCGCTGGCCCACGCAAACCTCCTATCGGGTCAGCTCCCACTTCAACCCGAGGCGGAAACATCCGGTAACCGGTCGTATCTCTCCGCACAACGGCGTTGATCTGGCCACCCCCATTGGCACCCCCATTTTCAGTACCGGCGATGGCATCGTGCAGCGAGTAGGTAACCATCCTTTCGCAGGCAAGTACATCGACATCGACCACGGCAACGCTTACAAAACCCGCTACCTGCATCTGCACAAGATTCTGGTCAAGAAAGGACAGTCCATTCAGCGGGGTGAGAGAATTGCGCTGTCTGGCAACACCGGGCGCAGCACCGGCCCTCACCTGCATTTTGAGCTGCATGTGAATGGACGGCCGGTGAATCCTCTGAAAGCAGATATACCTACTGCAGCGGACATCCCCAGTGAACACGCCAAAGCGTTCAAAGAGGACGCTTCCTACAAACTCGCTGTTATGGAGCGGGCGGGTAGTCGTTCGAATCTGATGTTGGCGGGTGCTCGGGTTTCGTTTGACTGA
- a CDS encoding formate dehydrogenase subunit gamma yields the protein MKTTLLGAALLAMATLLFNPAWADNAPAVDRTATGGAQTLEDIMARQQQLKMDESFRSENLGNPANAKPITEQLGTRGGVSDSDVWRGIRYNQSDIKTQARGPGADVLIQDGGMPWYKLREGPMITYGGGALLGIILLLVVFYFVRGKIMIDGGPSGTKIERFKAIERFGHWLLAGSFIALALTGLITLMGRSFLIPVIGHEAYSTLAVGSKWLHNNIAWAFMLGLIMTFCMWVAHNIPNKLDWQWIKAGGGIFTKSHPSSKKFNAGQKVIFWTVMLLGVSVSLSGLSLLFPFEMPMFAGTFSVINSVIGTDLPTALTPHEEMQYANIWHSIVAFAMMVAIIAHIYIGSVGMEGAFDAMGNGQVDREWARQHHDLWVEEVEAKQGKGGSS from the coding sequence ATGAAAACAACACTATTGGGTGCCGCCCTGCTTGCAATGGCGACACTGCTTTTCAACCCTGCCTGGGCGGATAATGCTCCGGCGGTTGATCGAACCGCGACCGGGGGCGCGCAAACCCTCGAAGATATCATGGCTCGCCAGCAACAGCTGAAAATGGACGAGTCGTTCCGGTCTGAAAACCTCGGCAACCCGGCCAACGCCAAGCCGATCACGGAGCAACTGGGCACCCGGGGCGGCGTGTCAGACTCCGATGTCTGGCGGGGCATCCGCTACAACCAGAGCGATATCAAAACCCAGGCCAGGGGCCCCGGGGCCGATGTGCTGATTCAGGACGGCGGCATGCCCTGGTACAAGCTCCGGGAAGGCCCCATGATCACTTACGGCGGTGGCGCCCTTCTGGGCATCATTCTGCTGCTGGTGGTGTTCTACTTTGTTCGCGGCAAGATCATGATTGACGGCGGCCCCTCCGGCACCAAAATCGAACGATTCAAAGCCATCGAACGCTTTGGTCACTGGCTGCTGGCGGGTTCGTTTATCGCCCTGGCCCTGACCGGCCTGATCACCCTGATGGGGCGAAGTTTCCTGATTCCGGTCATCGGTCACGAGGCCTATTCAACCCTCGCCGTGGGCTCCAAGTGGTTGCACAACAACATTGCCTGGGCCTTTATGCTGGGCCTGATAATGACCTTCTGCATGTGGGTAGCGCACAACATACCCAACAAGCTGGACTGGCAGTGGATCAAGGCGGGCGGCGGCATCTTCACCAAGTCCCACCCCTCCTCGAAGAAGTTCAATGCCGGCCAGAAGGTCATTTTCTGGACGGTGATGCTGCTGGGTGTCTCTGTGTCCCTGTCAGGCCTGTCGCTGCTGTTCCCGTTTGAAATGCCCATGTTCGCCGGCACCTTCAGCGTCATCAATAGCGTTATCGGTACCGACCTCCCGACCGCGCTGACACCCCATGAAGAAATGCAATACGCCAATATCTGGCACTCAATCGTTGCCTTCGCGATGATGGTGGCCATCATCGCCCATATCTACATCGGCTCGGTTGGCATGGAAGGCGCGTTTGATGCCATGGGCAACGGCCAGGTTGACCGTGAATGGGCCCGCCAGCATCACGACCTGTGGGTGGAAGAGGTTGAAGCGAAACAAGGCAAAGGGGGTTCATCATGA
- a CDS encoding formate dehydrogenase subunit alpha, with product MLRKKTNGVAKGPRAGSLLSSLAATTMDRRGFLTASGVAVGGLAALSLPTTRVQASTPSTEGGNVVRRKSVCTHCSVGCTVEAEVQNGTWIGQEPGWDSPFNMGAHCAKGASVREHAHGERRLKSPMKMVNGQWQKISWDDAINEIGDKMLQIRDESGPDSVYWLGSAKFNNEQAYLFRKFAAYWGTNNVDHQARICHSTTVAGVANTWGYGAMTNSYNDIHNSKAIFLIGGNPAEAHPVSLLHILKAKEENNAPLIVCDPRFTRTAAHADEFVRFRPGSDVALIWGILWHIFENKWEDKEFIRTRVYGMEQIREEVKRWNPEEVERVTGAPGAQLERVARTLVNNRPGTVIWCMGGTQHTNGNNNTRAYCVLQLALGNMGVAGGGTNIFRGHDNVQGATDLGVLADTLPGYYGLTAGSWAHWARVWEEDMDWLKGRFATWDKDGKSRAMMNEKGIPVSRWIDGVLEAKENLEQPDNTRAMVLWGHAPNSQTRMLEMKEAMEKLDLLVVVDPFPTVSAVLHDRKEGAYLLPATTQFETTGSVTASNRSLQWREKVIEPLFDSKVDHEIMKLLADKFGFTDRMFRNIAIEGNEPLIEDITREFNRGMWTIGYTGQSPERLKKHMQYQHHFDKTTLRAVGGPCDGDTYGLPWPCWGTAEMNHPGTHVLYDMSVPVSKGGLTFRARFGVEHNGQNILADGVYSKDSEIKDGYPEFTMQMLMDLGWDSDLTAEERAAIEAVGGPTANWKTDLSGGIQRVAIKHECAPFGNAKARTIVWNFPDPVPLHREPLYTNRRDLVEDYPTYADKTFWRVPTMYESIQKNDFSKDFPIILTSGRLVEYEGGGDETRSNPWLAELQQDMFIEVNPRDANNLNIRDGRDVWVSGPEGARIKVKAMVTERVGEGVAFMPFHFGGHLQGEDRRHKYPEGADPIVLGESTNTVQTYGYDSVTQMQETKCTLCAIEPA from the coding sequence ATGTTAAGGAAGAAAACCAACGGGGTAGCGAAAGGCCCCCGGGCGGGTTCTTTACTTTCATCCCTCGCTGCAACCACCATGGACCGACGGGGCTTTTTGACCGCCTCCGGAGTTGCCGTGGGCGGGCTGGCTGCGTTGTCGTTACCAACCACACGGGTACAGGCCTCAACGCCATCGACTGAAGGCGGAAACGTCGTTCGCAGAAAATCCGTGTGTACCCACTGCTCGGTAGGCTGCACGGTGGAAGCGGAGGTTCAGAACGGCACCTGGATTGGTCAGGAGCCTGGATGGGACAGCCCCTTCAACATGGGCGCCCACTGCGCCAAAGGCGCTTCGGTACGGGAGCATGCCCACGGTGAGCGCCGTCTGAAGTCACCCATGAAAATGGTGAACGGTCAGTGGCAGAAGATCTCCTGGGACGACGCCATCAACGAGATTGGCGACAAGATGCTCCAGATTCGCGACGAGAGCGGCCCGGATTCCGTCTATTGGCTCGGCAGCGCGAAGTTCAACAACGAGCAGGCCTATTTGTTCCGGAAGTTTGCCGCTTACTGGGGCACCAACAACGTCGACCACCAGGCCAGGATCTGTCACTCCACCACCGTTGCCGGTGTAGCCAATACCTGGGGCTACGGGGCGATGACCAACTCCTACAACGACATCCACAATTCCAAGGCCATCTTCCTGATAGGGGGCAACCCGGCCGAAGCACACCCGGTATCGCTGCTGCACATTCTTAAAGCCAAGGAAGAAAACAACGCACCACTGATTGTCTGCGATCCACGCTTCACCCGAACGGCCGCTCATGCCGACGAGTTCGTGCGCTTCCGCCCAGGCTCAGACGTCGCGCTGATCTGGGGCATTCTCTGGCACATATTCGAAAATAAATGGGAAGACAAAGAGTTTATCCGCACCCGCGTTTATGGCATGGAGCAGATTCGCGAAGAGGTTAAACGCTGGAACCCCGAGGAGGTAGAGCGAGTAACCGGTGCACCCGGAGCGCAACTGGAGCGGGTTGCCCGTACCTTGGTCAACAATCGCCCGGGCACGGTGATCTGGTGCATGGGTGGTACCCAGCATACCAACGGCAACAACAACACCCGTGCCTACTGCGTACTGCAACTGGCTCTGGGCAATATGGGCGTAGCCGGCGGCGGCACCAACATTTTCCGCGGCCACGACAACGTACAGGGCGCAACCGATCTGGGCGTACTGGCCGATACCCTGCCCGGCTACTACGGCCTGACCGCCGGTTCCTGGGCCCATTGGGCACGGGTCTGGGAAGAGGACATGGACTGGCTGAAGGGTCGTTTTGCCACTTGGGACAAAGATGGCAAATCCCGGGCCATGATGAATGAAAAGGGTATCCCGGTATCCCGTTGGATTGACGGCGTTCTGGAAGCCAAGGAGAACCTTGAGCAACCCGACAACACCCGGGCCATGGTGCTGTGGGGCCACGCGCCCAACTCGCAGACCCGGATGCTGGAAATGAAAGAGGCCATGGAAAAGCTCGACCTGCTGGTTGTGGTTGACCCCTTCCCGACGGTGTCAGCGGTACTCCATGATCGTAAAGAAGGCGCTTACCTGCTACCCGCCACCACCCAGTTCGAAACCACGGGTTCGGTGACCGCCTCGAACCGTTCTCTGCAGTGGCGTGAAAAAGTGATTGAGCCTCTGTTCGATTCAAAGGTCGACCACGAAATCATGAAGCTCCTTGCGGACAAGTTTGGCTTCACCGATCGCATGTTCCGCAATATCGCCATTGAGGGCAACGAGCCACTGATTGAGGACATCACCCGCGAGTTCAACCGTGGCATGTGGACCATTGGCTACACCGGCCAGTCGCCAGAGCGCCTGAAAAAACACATGCAGTATCAGCACCACTTCGACAAGACCACCTTGCGCGCAGTGGGCGGACCCTGTGATGGAGACACCTACGGTTTGCCCTGGCCCTGCTGGGGCACAGCGGAGATGAACCACCCGGGAACCCACGTGCTGTATGACATGTCGGTGCCGGTTTCCAAGGGCGGCCTCACCTTCCGGGCGCGATTCGGGGTGGAACACAACGGTCAGAACATTCTGGCAGACGGTGTCTACTCCAAAGACTCCGAAATCAAGGATGGTTACCCGGAATTCACCATGCAAATGCTGATGGATCTGGGCTGGGACAGCGATCTGACCGCAGAGGAACGGGCTGCCATCGAAGCTGTTGGCGGACCAACCGCGAACTGGAAAACGGACCTGTCAGGCGGTATCCAGCGGGTGGCCATCAAGCACGAATGCGCGCCCTTCGGTAATGCCAAGGCCCGCACCATCGTCTGGAACTTCCCGGACCCCGTGCCACTGCACCGCGAACCGCTGTACACCAACCGTCGCGACCTGGTGGAAGACTACCCAACTTACGCCGACAAGACCTTCTGGCGTGTGCCGACCATGTACGAGTCGATTCAGAAGAACGACTTCAGCAAGGACTTCCCCATCATTCTGACTTCTGGCCGACTGGTGGAATACGAAGGTGGCGGCGACGAAACCCGGTCAAACCCCTGGCTGGCAGAACTCCAGCAAGACATGTTCATAGAGGTGAATCCACGCGACGCCAATAACTTGAACATTCGCGATGGCAGGGATGTCTGGGTGTCTGGCCCGGAGGGCGCGCGCATCAAGGTAAAAGCAATGGTTACCGAAAGGGTTGGCGAAGGCGTGGCCTTCATGCCGTTCCACTTCGGCGGTCACCTGCAAGGCGAGGATCGTCGGCATAAATACCCTGAGGGTGCCGATCCGATCGTGTTGGGTGAATCCACAAACACCGTTCAGACATACGGGTACGACTCGGTCACGCAGATGCAAGAGACCAAGTGCACCCTGTGTGCCATCGAACCAGCATAA
- a CDS encoding 4Fe-4S binding protein, protein MTPTKTLLLCTCEKTQAVSPEALKAASAAGQVIVVDELCGKDMATAAEHLSGAGEVLIACGQQAALFERLGEDVQAEVGQSAPLSTIDIRDRAGWSAPDADPKRLHAKQAALMAGAQLPAAMAPAKLIQSSGVCCIVGPTDQAIRMAELVQDELGVTCVVSDAGPIQLPSARYDVARGKLTAAKGALGNFKLEFSQLQMLNPAGRGAPAYGDAKTTARSECDIFIDLRGGAPAFPHYQKRNGYFWADPAKSGELERIALTARERVGEFEKTVYFRLEESLCAHSRANQPGCTRCLDVCSTEAIFSAGDHIQIDSDICAGCGTCAAVCPTSAITMNETPFESITKALDVMARTYREHAGEAPRLVFHSLGAGAEAIAYLARYHDGLADDLIPFGLEQIDRIGHAEILAAFGAGYAEVLMLADSEPDRRAVAAEVELAQAMLVGTHNSPSRIRVIAAEHLGEAGDNAGRLSEPVLLVGGRRDITRVAVTAMADKIEVPIPLPAGAPYGAIDIDSDKCTLCLACVSLCPTGALGDHPDRPEVQFTENACVQCGVCESTCPETAITLKPQLDLSKAALSARALHGEDPFECIQCGKPFGVASTINRIVEKLENQHWMYTKSDNVQLIKMCDDCRVKAQFHGDSAPMASGERPRVRTSDDYRDH, encoded by the coding sequence ATGACGCCAACTAAAACCCTTCTGTTATGCACCTGCGAAAAAACGCAGGCCGTCAGTCCCGAGGCGCTGAAAGCGGCTTCGGCGGCCGGGCAGGTGATTGTTGTGGATGAGTTGTGTGGCAAGGACATGGCTACGGCTGCCGAACACCTGAGCGGTGCTGGTGAAGTGCTCATTGCCTGCGGCCAGCAAGCGGCGTTATTCGAGCGCCTGGGAGAGGATGTGCAAGCGGAAGTGGGCCAGTCCGCACCGTTGAGCACCATCGATATCCGGGACCGTGCCGGCTGGAGCGCGCCGGATGCCGATCCCAAACGCCTGCATGCCAAGCAGGCCGCGTTGATGGCCGGGGCGCAGCTGCCGGCAGCCATGGCGCCGGCAAAGCTCATCCAGTCCAGTGGCGTATGCTGTATCGTTGGCCCAACCGACCAGGCCATCCGGATGGCGGAACTGGTGCAGGATGAGCTTGGCGTTACCTGCGTTGTGAGCGATGCGGGCCCTATACAGTTGCCCTCCGCCAGGTACGACGTGGCCAGGGGTAAACTGACCGCGGCTAAGGGCGCACTCGGTAACTTCAAACTGGAATTTTCCCAGCTGCAGATGCTGAATCCTGCGGGCCGGGGGGCACCGGCTTATGGCGACGCCAAGACCACGGCCCGCAGTGAGTGCGACATTTTCATTGATTTGCGGGGCGGTGCCCCGGCATTTCCCCACTACCAGAAGCGCAACGGCTACTTCTGGGCGGATCCTGCCAAAAGCGGTGAGCTGGAGCGCATTGCCCTGACCGCCAGAGAGCGGGTGGGTGAGTTTGAGAAAACCGTGTATTTCCGGCTGGAAGAATCCCTGTGCGCCCACTCGCGGGCGAACCAGCCCGGTTGTACCCGTTGCCTGGACGTCTGCTCCACGGAGGCGATATTTTCAGCCGGCGATCACATTCAGATCGATTCCGATATCTGTGCCGGTTGCGGGACTTGTGCGGCGGTTTGCCCGACCTCCGCCATTACCATGAACGAAACCCCCTTTGAGTCCATTACCAAAGCGCTCGACGTGATGGCCAGGACCTACCGGGAGCACGCGGGCGAGGCACCACGGCTGGTATTTCATTCCCTGGGTGCGGGCGCCGAGGCCATTGCCTACCTGGCCAGGTACCACGACGGGCTGGCGGATGACCTGATTCCGTTTGGCCTGGAACAGATTGACCGCATAGGCCATGCAGAGATACTGGCGGCCTTTGGTGCGGGCTATGCCGAAGTGTTGATGCTGGCCGACAGCGAACCGGATCGTCGGGCTGTCGCCGCTGAAGTGGAACTGGCCCAGGCCATGCTGGTGGGCACCCACAATTCCCCCAGCCGTATTCGGGTCATTGCCGCGGAACATCTCGGTGAAGCCGGTGACAATGCCGGTCGCCTGAGTGAACCTGTGTTGCTGGTGGGTGGCCGCCGGGATATCACCAGAGTTGCCGTCACCGCGATGGCAGACAAAATTGAGGTGCCCATCCCCCTGCCGGCGGGCGCGCCCTACGGCGCCATCGACATTGATTCAGACAAGTGCACGTTGTGCCTTGCCTGTGTATCCCTGTGCCCGACCGGTGCGCTTGGCGATCACCCGGACAGGCCGGAAGTTCAGTTCACCGAAAACGCCTGCGTGCAGTGCGGTGTCTGCGAGAGCACCTGCCCGGAAACCGCCATCACTCTGAAGCCACAACTGGACCTGTCCAAGGCGGCACTGAGCGCCCGCGCCCTGCACGGTGAAGATCCCTTCGAATGTATCCAGTGTGGTAAACCCTTTGGTGTTGCCAGCACCATTAACCGGATTGTTGAAAAGCTGGAAAACCAACACTGGATGTACACCAAGTCTGACAACGTCCAGCTCATCAAGATGTGTGACGATTGCCGGGTGAAGGCCCAGTTCCATGGTGACAGTGCGCCCATGGCCAGCGGCGAGCGCCCCCGGGTTCGCACCAGTGATGACTATCGCGACCACTAA
- a CDS encoding sulfurtransferase TusA family protein, with product MCALTDETEVYQIDAVGLVCPLPVLRFKKRTQNLPSGTRVEFLADDVSGRRDLQALCEITGHRIESVHEEDNGVIRYRICLA from the coding sequence GTGTGCGCCTTGACTGACGAGACAGAGGTATACCAGATCGACGCTGTCGGTCTGGTATGCCCGCTTCCGGTTTTGCGTTTCAAAAAACGCACGCAGAACCTGCCCAGTGGGACCCGGGTGGAATTCCTGGCGGATGATGTCAGCGGCCGTCGCGATTTACAGGCGCTGTGCGAGATCACGGGCCACAGGATTGAATCGGTCCACGAGGAAGATAACGGTGTGATCCGTTATCGCATTTGCCTCGCCTGA
- a CDS encoding DUF3305 domain-containing protein gives MSSRTDSWKRELPVGAVVRRTPGITRWARHIWTPVAVIPGAPEAFWKEMVREGEVVDYHAGTVTMELFRADVEGYLVSLNMAVPSVWVVLDRDTTGQSPAGWVVTTITASAHEALDTLDSGESIVEPVPIPESLAAWIKEFIDMHFVDEPFKKRRRDRVDVDAVEEGKGDPRIRQESDVYRAPTNIKKPNVQ, from the coding sequence ATGAGCAGTCGTACGGATAGTTGGAAACGAGAATTGCCGGTCGGCGCGGTGGTTCGGCGTACCCCCGGAATCACCCGGTGGGCCCGGCATATCTGGACACCGGTTGCGGTTATACCTGGTGCACCGGAGGCATTCTGGAAAGAAATGGTCCGGGAGGGCGAGGTGGTGGATTACCACGCCGGCACCGTGACCATGGAGCTGTTTCGTGCTGATGTGGAAGGTTACCTCGTTTCCCTCAACATGGCCGTCCCCTCTGTTTGGGTCGTGTTGGACAGAGATACCACCGGTCAGTCCCCGGCGGGATGGGTCGTCACCACCATCACCGCCAGCGCCCATGAAGCCCTCGATACCCTGGACAGCGGCGAAAGCATCGTCGAACCCGTTCCGATCCCAGAGTCACTGGCGGCCTGGATCAAAGAATTTATTGATATGCACTTCGTCGATGAGCCCTTCAAGAAACGCCGCCGAGACCGGGTTGACGTAGATGCCGTCGAAGAGGGCAAAGGCGACCCCCGTATTCGTCAGGAGAGCGACGTTTACCGGGCTCCGACAAACATCAAAAAACCGAATGTGCAGTGA